In a single window of the Thermoanaerobacterium sp. PSU-2 genome:
- a CDS encoding DUF177 domain-containing protein, whose translation MKIDLSKIKGHRGRSIEVNYVENLSVLEANSNRYVVIKPITVTGSITHDSEGIVLKLLARGAIKVTCDRCLDEFEYEFVIPIDEVVNESDDEFSGEVEDEKLDLTKIVIENVELSLPMKFICSNDCKGLCPTCGKNLNHEKCDCQIKEIDPRLSVLNKLLQKM comes from the coding sequence ATGAAAATTGATTTATCAAAAATTAAGGGACATAGGGGTCGCAGCATTGAAGTCAACTACGTAGAAAATCTGAGTGTTCTTGAGGCAAATAGCAACAGATACGTGGTTATAAAGCCAATTACCGTTACTGGAAGCATAACACACGACAGTGAAGGGATAGTTTTAAAGCTTTTAGCACGTGGGGCTATTAAAGTAACATGCGATAGGTGCCTTGATGAATTTGAGTATGAGTTTGTAATACCGATTGATGAAGTAGTGAACGAGTCTGATGATGAATTTTCTGGTGAAGTGGAAGATGAAAAGCTTGATTTGACGAAGATTGTAATTGAAAATGTAGAACTTTCTCTTCCCATGAAATTCATTTGCTCCAATGATTGCAAGGGTCTATGTCCTACTTGTGGTAAAAATCTTAATCATGAAAAATGCGATTGCCAAATAAAAGAAATTGATCCACGCCTTTCAGTTTTGAATAAATTACTGCAGAAGATGTAG
- the rpmF gene encoding 50S ribosomal protein L32, which yields MPVPKRRTSKARRDKRRHSHSLAVPAYVLCPQCHEPKLPHRVCLSCGYYDGKEVLKVEEK from the coding sequence ATGCCAGTTCCAAAGCGTAGAACATCTAAGGCAAGAAGAGATAAGAGAAGGCATAGCCATAGTTTAGCTGTACCTGCTTATGTTTTGTGCCCACAATGTCACGAACCAAAATTGCCTCACAGAGTTTGCTTAAGCTGTGGTTATTACGATGGTAAAGAGGTATTGAAAGTGGAAGAAAAGTAA